One Caulobacter segnis genomic window carries:
- a CDS encoding efflux RND transporter permease subunit: protein MLNRLIDLSVRHRWIVVLLAVALLAFGLQQLSRLPIDVTPDITNRQVQINTIAPALGPEEVERQVTFPLETALAGAPGLVETRSLSRHGFSQITAVFTDKTDLYFARALINERLQAARAKLPDGLEPSMGPPVTGLGEVYIWTVEFKGAAARPGAVYVTPEGETLRTDIEKATYLRTVQDWIVAPQLKTVAGVAGVDVLGGYVKEYAVHPDPAKLAARGISLPQLVEALEHSNRIAGAGYVQRGGEAYIVRTDARVKSLAELADTPIGRRAGAIVKVSDVATVAIGRAPRLGSASENGREVVIGTALMLVGENSRTVAARVDERLKTIGASLPPDVTVKPVLDRTRLVDATIRTVEHNLTVGALLVIVVLFLALGNFRAALITALVIPLSFLIAAIAMRRFDISGNLMSLGALDFGLIVDGAVVVIENTLGRLALRREAEGRALTAGERLSIAAEAAKEMARPAAFGQAIILLVYAPLLAFEGVEGKMFTPMAATVMFALAGAFVLSLTLVPAFTALVVREPQDANGGHGETRAMKAVRTRFEPLLRAAVARPAAVAAGAGLALVIGVVAFFALGREFAPTLDEGDLLVQASRVPSISLEESQAMQFEVEKVLSAQPEVALVFTRTGTAEIASDPMPPSASDTFVILKPRKDWPDPNLSKAELVERLEDDLSKLIGNAYEFTQPIQMRFNELIAGVRSGVAVKVYGDDFAVMSRTADQIAAALRKVPGAADVKVEQISGQPTITASVDRTAAAALGVHASDAADALEIGLGGREAGHILEGDRRFDVVVRLDDALRADPAAMGQLPVVSESADGGASAAIPLSSIARFDTAEGPNQVSRENGKRRIVVQANVRGRDLGGFVAEAQAAVAREVRPAPGSWLEWGGQFKNLERASARLAVIVPVVFLVIAVLLFMALGSVTEAALVFACVPLALVGGALALLLRGMPFSISAAVGFIAVSGVATLNGLVLMQSIKSRIVGETDVAAAVIDGTVGRLRAVLTTALVAILGFIPMALAIGAGAEVQKPLATVVVGGLLTSTVLTLLVLPTFFVWLARRGGGSDRRSVE from the coding sequence GTGCTGAACCGTCTCATCGACCTCTCGGTCCGCCATCGCTGGATCGTCGTCCTGCTGGCCGTGGCGCTGCTGGCGTTCGGCCTGCAGCAACTGTCGCGCCTGCCGATCGACGTCACGCCCGACATCACCAACCGCCAGGTGCAGATCAACACCATCGCCCCCGCCCTCGGCCCCGAGGAGGTCGAGCGACAGGTCACCTTCCCGCTGGAGACGGCCCTGGCCGGCGCGCCGGGGCTGGTGGAGACCCGCTCGCTGTCGCGGCACGGCTTCTCGCAGATCACCGCCGTCTTCACCGACAAGACCGATCTCTACTTCGCCCGCGCCCTGATCAACGAGCGGCTGCAGGCCGCGCGCGCCAAGCTGCCCGACGGGCTGGAGCCCAGCATGGGGCCGCCGGTCACCGGTCTGGGCGAGGTCTATATCTGGACCGTCGAGTTCAAGGGCGCGGCCGCGCGTCCCGGCGCGGTCTATGTCACGCCCGAAGGCGAGACCCTGCGCACCGACATCGAGAAGGCCACCTATCTGCGAACGGTGCAGGACTGGATCGTCGCCCCGCAGCTGAAGACGGTCGCCGGCGTCGCGGGCGTCGACGTGTTGGGCGGCTACGTCAAGGAGTACGCCGTCCATCCGGACCCGGCCAAGCTGGCTGCGCGGGGCATCAGCCTGCCGCAGCTGGTCGAGGCCCTGGAGCATTCCAACCGGATCGCCGGGGCGGGTTATGTCCAGCGCGGCGGCGAGGCCTATATCGTCCGCACCGACGCCCGGGTCAAAAGCCTGGCCGAGCTGGCCGACACGCCGATCGGCCGGCGGGCCGGCGCGATCGTCAAGGTCTCGGACGTCGCCACGGTCGCGATCGGCCGCGCCCCGCGCCTGGGCTCGGCCAGCGAGAACGGCCGCGAGGTGGTGATCGGCACGGCCCTGATGCTGGTCGGCGAGAACAGCCGCACCGTCGCCGCCCGCGTCGATGAACGGCTGAAGACCATCGGGGCCAGCCTGCCGCCCGACGTGACGGTCAAGCCGGTGCTGGACCGCACCCGCCTGGTCGATGCGACCATCCGCACCGTCGAGCACAACCTGACGGTCGGCGCCCTGCTGGTCATCGTGGTGCTGTTCCTCGCCCTGGGGAACTTCCGCGCCGCCTTGATCACGGCGCTGGTCATCCCGCTGTCGTTCCTGATCGCGGCCATCGCCATGCGCCGGTTCGACATTAGCGGCAACCTGATGAGCCTGGGAGCGCTGGACTTCGGCCTGATCGTCGACGGCGCGGTGGTGGTCATCGAAAACACCCTGGGCCGCCTGGCGTTACGCCGCGAGGCCGAGGGCCGCGCCCTTACCGCCGGCGAGCGCCTGTCGATCGCCGCCGAGGCCGCCAAGGAGATGGCCCGCCCCGCCGCCTTCGGCCAGGCGATTATCCTGCTGGTCTATGCCCCCCTGCTGGCCTTCGAGGGCGTCGAGGGCAAGATGTTCACGCCCATGGCCGCTACGGTGATGTTCGCCCTGGCCGGGGCGTTCGTCCTATCCCTGACCCTGGTTCCGGCCTTCACCGCCCTGGTGGTGCGCGAGCCCCAAGACGCCAATGGAGGCCACGGCGAGACCCGCGCCATGAAGGCCGTGCGGACACGCTTCGAGCCGCTGCTGCGGGCCGCCGTCGCCCGGCCGGCGGCGGTGGCGGCCGGGGCGGGGCTGGCCCTCGTGATCGGTGTCGTCGCCTTCTTCGCCTTGGGCCGGGAATTTGCCCCGACGCTGGACGAGGGCGACCTGCTGGTCCAGGCCAGCCGTGTGCCCTCAATCTCGCTGGAGGAAAGCCAGGCCATGCAGTTCGAGGTCGAGAAGGTGCTCTCGGCCCAGCCCGAGGTGGCTCTGGTCTTCACCCGCACCGGCACGGCCGAGATCGCCTCGGACCCGATGCCGCCCAGCGCCTCGGACACCTTCGTGATCCTGAAGCCCCGCAAGGACTGGCCCGATCCGAACCTGTCGAAGGCCGAGCTGGTCGAGCGCCTGGAGGATGATCTCAGCAAGCTGATCGGCAACGCCTACGAGTTCACCCAGCCGATCCAGATGCGCTTCAACGAGCTGATCGCGGGGGTGCGCTCGGGCGTGGCGGTCAAGGTCTATGGCGACGACTTCGCGGTCATGAGCCGGACCGCCGACCAGATCGCGGCTGCGCTGCGCAAGGTTCCCGGCGCGGCTGACGTCAAGGTCGAACAGATCTCGGGCCAGCCGACGATCACCGCCAGCGTCGACCGCACGGCCGCCGCCGCCCTCGGCGTCCACGCCAGCGACGCGGCCGACGCCCTGGAGATCGGCCTGGGCGGCCGCGAGGCCGGCCATATCCTGGAAGGCGACCGCCGCTTCGACGTGGTGGTGCGCCTGGACGACGCCCTGCGCGCCGATCCGGCCGCCATGGGCCAGTTGCCCGTGGTCTCCGAAAGCGCCGACGGCGGCGCCTCGGCGGCCATCCCGCTATCCAGCATCGCCCGCTTCGACACCGCCGAGGGACCCAACCAAGTCAGCCGCGAGAACGGCAAGCGCCGGATCGTGGTTCAGGCCAACGTCCGGGGCCGCGACCTCGGCGGCTTCGTCGCCGAGGCGCAGGCCGCCGTGGCGCGCGAGGTCCGGCCGGCGCCGGGCTCGTGGCTGGAGTGGGGCGGCCAGTTCAAGAACCTGGAACGGGCCAGCGCGCGGCTGGCGGTGATCGTGCCGGTGGTGTTCCTGGTCATCGCCGTCCTGCTGTTCATGGCGCTGGGGTCGGTGACCGAGGCGGCGCTGGTTTTCGCCTGCGTGCCCCTGGCCCTGGTCGGCGGCGCGTTGGCGCTGCTGCTGCGGGGCATGCCGTTCTCGATCTCGGCCGCTGTCGGCTTCATCGCGGTGTCGGGCGTCGCCACGCTGAACGGCCTCGTTCTGATGCAGAGCATCAAGTCACGGATCGTCGGCGAGACCGATGTGGCCGCCGCCGTGATCGACGGGACCGTCGGCCGCCTGCGGGCCGTGCTGACCACGGCGCTGGTCGCCATCCTGGGCTTCATCCCCATGGCTCTGGCGATCGGCGCCGGCGCCGAGGTCCAGAAACCCCTGGCGACGGTGGTGGTCGGCGGCCTGCTGACCTCGACCGTGCTGACCCTGCTGGTGCTGCCGACCTTCTTCGTCTGGCTGGCGCGACGGGGCGGCGGAAGCGATCGAAGGAGCGTTGAATAG
- a CDS encoding efflux RND transporter periplasmic adaptor subunit, giving the protein MTNRTWILAGAATALTAALGLGYGVGRLTDKAPAQAPDHGEKEAPPHEEGFVALGAADAAKAGVLTVPVGRGGGSELVLPGRVALAANASAALGAPVSGTVERVHVAAGDRVAAGGAIATLRSAEGAGARASVDAAEAGARAARAAAARDRRLFEAGVVARQDWEASQAAADKAQAELRAARAQVAAQGAPSAGGVAVLRAPIAGVVTRMDARVGGFLTQGGLVAEIADQAQVEYVLDAPPASADAIHVGDLIAVQRPDGGQAGARIIAVAPSALGAGAAVVRAKPTGPAPQIGAIVSARVVLAKGEGGLTVPSEAVQTLEGRSVVFVAEPKGFRATSVVTGRTAAGSVEILKGLNGGETLAGKGAFRLKAELGKGEAGHED; this is encoded by the coding sequence ATGACCAATCGCACATGGATTCTGGCTGGCGCGGCGACCGCGCTGACGGCCGCTCTGGGCCTAGGCTACGGCGTCGGCCGCTTGACCGACAAGGCTCCGGCGCAGGCCCCCGACCACGGCGAGAAGGAAGCGCCGCCGCACGAGGAGGGCTTCGTGGCCCTCGGCGCCGCCGACGCCGCCAAGGCCGGCGTGCTGACCGTTCCGGTTGGGCGCGGCGGCGGTTCGGAACTCGTCCTGCCCGGCCGCGTCGCCCTGGCCGCCAACGCCTCGGCCGCCCTGGGCGCGCCGGTGTCGGGGACGGTCGAGCGCGTGCATGTCGCCGCCGGCGACCGCGTGGCGGCCGGCGGCGCGATCGCCACCCTGCGCAGCGCCGAAGGGGCGGGCGCCAGGGCCAGTGTCGACGCCGCCGAGGCCGGCGCGCGCGCCGCCCGGGCGGCCGCCGCCCGCGACCGCCGCCTGTTCGAGGCCGGGGTCGTCGCCCGTCAGGACTGGGAAGCCAGCCAGGCCGCCGCCGACAAGGCCCAGGCCGAGCTGCGCGCCGCCCGCGCCCAGGTCGCCGCCCAGGGCGCGCCCAGCGCCGGTGGCGTCGCGGTCCTGCGCGCGCCGATCGCCGGGGTCGTCACGAGGATGGACGCCCGCGTCGGCGGCTTCCTGACCCAGGGCGGCCTTGTCGCCGAGATCGCCGACCAGGCGCAGGTCGAGTACGTCCTCGACGCGCCGCCGGCCTCGGCCGACGCGATCCATGTCGGCGACCTCATCGCGGTCCAACGGCCCGACGGTGGACAAGCCGGCGCGCGCATCATCGCCGTCGCTCCCAGCGCTCTCGGCGCCGGCGCGGCGGTCGTTCGCGCCAAGCCCACCGGGCCCGCGCCGCAGATCGGCGCGATCGTCTCGGCGCGCGTGGTCCTGGCCAAGGGGGAGGGCGGCCTGACCGTCCCATCCGAAGCCGTCCAGACCCTGGAAGGCCGCTCGGTGGTGTTCGTCGCCGAGCCCAAGGGCTTCCGCGCCACGTCCGTGGTGACCGGCCGCACCGCCGCTGGATCCGTCGAGATCCTCAAGGGCCTGAACGGCGGGGAGACCCTCGCCGGCAAGGGGGCCTTCCGCCTGAAAGCCGAGCTCGGCAAGGGCGAAGCGGGACACGAGGACTGA
- a CDS encoding TolC family protein, whose amino-acid sequence MSSTRWPLRAALASAACGALYGAAAAQTAPPLETLLREAAAPRLIVGEAETRAAEGRAQQARARPNPILGLQVENVGGDGPYRDFQSAETTLSVGQTLELGGKRGARVATARAEVDTARSRAGLGRVAFAHDLVEAYAAAEAAGERLSVAKDSVDLAEADARAARLLVDNGKEAELRALQARAAVSAAQAELARAEAEQGAALARLAALTGGDRTFTAVTPGVLDQAWRASGSVAQAPTVAVAEAEQQVAARKLDLERRRAAPDVTVNFGLRRLAGDDATAAVAGVSLPLPLFDRNRGAVRSAQADADAARARLAMAQADAVADRRSAEGEAKAADRAASAAREGEAAAREAYRLARLGYEAGKLPLIELLSARRDLVAARQRNIEARLARAKASADLAQANGQIAFGDAP is encoded by the coding sequence ATGTCATCGACCCGATGGCCGCTGCGCGCGGCCCTGGCGTCCGCCGCCTGCGGCGCGCTGTATGGCGCGGCCGCGGCCCAGACCGCGCCGCCGCTAGAAACCCTGCTGCGCGAGGCCGCCGCCCCGCGCCTGATCGTCGGCGAGGCCGAGACGCGCGCCGCCGAGGGCCGCGCCCAGCAGGCCCGCGCTCGCCCTAACCCGATCTTGGGCCTGCAGGTCGAGAACGTCGGCGGCGACGGCCCCTATCGTGACTTCCAGAGCGCCGAGACCACGTTGTCGGTCGGGCAAACCCTGGAACTGGGCGGCAAGCGCGGCGCGCGCGTCGCCACGGCACGGGCCGAGGTCGACACCGCCAGATCCCGCGCCGGCCTGGGTCGTGTCGCCTTCGCCCACGACCTGGTGGAGGCCTACGCCGCCGCCGAGGCGGCGGGCGAGCGGCTGAGCGTCGCCAAGGACAGCGTCGACCTGGCCGAGGCCGACGCCCGCGCCGCGCGACTGCTGGTCGACAATGGCAAGGAGGCCGAGCTGCGCGCCCTGCAGGCCAGGGCGGCGGTCTCGGCGGCGCAGGCCGAGCTCGCGCGCGCCGAGGCCGAGCAGGGCGCGGCCCTGGCCCGCCTGGCGGCCTTGACCGGCGGCGATCGGACCTTCACCGCCGTGACGCCCGGCGTGCTGGACCAGGCGTGGCGCGCATCGGGATCCGTCGCGCAAGCTCCGACGGTCGCCGTCGCGGAGGCCGAACAGCAGGTCGCCGCGCGCAAGCTGGACTTGGAGCGCCGCCGCGCCGCGCCGGACGTGACCGTCAACTTCGGCCTTCGCCGGCTGGCCGGCGACGACGCCACGGCCGCCGTGGCCGGCGTCTCGCTGCCTCTGCCGCTGTTCGACCGCAATCGGGGCGCGGTGCGGTCGGCTCAAGCCGACGCCGACGCCGCGCGAGCGCGCCTAGCCATGGCCCAGGCCGATGCGGTCGCCGACCGTCGCAGCGCCGAGGGCGAGGCCAAGGCGGCCGATCGCGCCGCGTCCGCCGCCCGGGAGGGCGAGGCCGCCGCGCGCGAGGCCTATCGCCTGGCGCGCCTGGGCTACGAGGCCGGCAAGCTGCCGCTGATCGAGCTCCTTTCCGCGCGGCGAGACCTGGTCGCCGCCCGCCAACGCAACATCGAGGCGCGCCTGGCGCGCGCCAAGGCCTCGGCGGATCTCGCCCAGGCCAACGGACAGATCGCTTTCGGGGACGCCCCATGA